One stretch of Lachnospiraceae bacterium oral taxon 096 DNA includes these proteins:
- a CDS encoding FAD-dependent oxidoreductase — protein sequence MKANYDIVVIGFGKAGKTLAAKFSKAGKSVALVEKDKNMYGGTCINVGCIPSKRLITDASKTPSGEFEKKAQYYKETVAEKKKLIAALNKANYDKIAAAGVDIIDGTASFKDDHHIIVTTEDGNVEIEAEKFIINTGSVTVIPKIEGANSKGVYTSESMMNLDELPKGLTIVGGGYIGLEFASMYADFGSKVTVVQDGDVFLPREDEDIAKAIRDVLEAKNVEIVTGAKVTKVDEGKLYYEVAGESKTLDSDAILFAVGRRPNTDGLGCENAKVKLTERGAVETDEHLKTSANNIWAAGDVCGKLQFTYISLDDSRIIWDEIMGEDKRTTQNRGAFSYSVFINPPFSRVGMSEKEAKAAGIEYKVLSLSANAIPKAKVLRKIDGLLKALVIADGTILGAQLFCEESYEMVNFIKLAMDHNIKAKDIANFIFTHPTMSESLNDLFAM from the coding sequence ATGAAAGCCAATTATGATATAGTTGTTATCGGTTTCGGTAAAGCAGGAAAGACACTTGCAGCTAAGTTTAGTAAAGCAGGAAAAAGTGTTGCCTTAGTTGAAAAAGATAAAAATATGTATGGAGGTACCTGCATAAATGTAGGTTGTATTCCTTCAAAGCGTCTTATAACAGATGCATCAAAAACTCCAAGCGGAGAGTTTGAGAAAAAAGCACAGTACTATAAGGAGACGGTTGCTGAAAAGAAGAAACTCATAGCTGCTCTTAATAAGGCTAATTACGATAAGATAGCAGCTGCAGGTGTGGATATTATTGACGGAACAGCATCATTTAAGGATGACCACCATATTATTGTTACAACTGAAGATGGAAATGTAGAAATTGAAGCTGAGAAGTTTATTATCAATACAGGTTCAGTTACTGTAATACCGAAGATTGAAGGTGCAAACAGTAAAGGTGTATATACATCAGAGTCTATGATGAATCTTGATGAATTACCAAAAGGGCTCACTATTGTAGGTGGTGGTTATATCGGACTTGAGTTTGCCTCTATGTATGCAGATTTTGGAAGTAAGGTAACTGTAGTTCAGGATGGTGATGTATTTTTACCTAGAGAAGATGAGGATATTGCGAAGGCTATCCGTGATGTATTGGAAGCAAAGAATGTAGAGATAGTTACAGGTGCAAAGGTGACTAAGGTCGATGAAGGTAAATTATATTATGAGGTTGCAGGAGAGTCAAAGACTTTGGACTCTGATGCAATTTTATTTGCTGTAGGTCGTAGACCGAATACGGATGGTCTCGGATGTGAAAATGCCAAAGTTAAGCTCACTGAGAGGGGGGCGGTTGAGACGGATGAACATTTGAAAACAAGTGCAAATAATATTTGGGCGGCAGGTGATGTCTGCGGCAAGCTTCAGTTTACATATATTTCATTAGATGACAGCAGAATCATTTGGGATGAAATAATGGGAGAAGATAAGAGAACTACACAAAACAGAGGAGCTTTCTCTTATTCAGTATTTATCAATCCGCCGTTCTCAAGAGTCGGAATGAGTGAAAAAGAAGCAAAGGCTGCCGGAATAGAATACAAAGTTTTAAGTCTTAGTGCCAATGCGATTCCAAAGGCTAAGGTTTTAAGAAAGATAGATGGTTTGTTAAAAGCTTTGGTTATAGCAGACGGCACTATCTTAGGTGCACAACTTTTCTGTGAAGAGTCTTATGAGATGGTCAACTTTATAAAACTGGCAATGGACCATAACATTAAAGCAAAGGATATAGCAAACTTTATATTCACACATCCTACAATGTCAGAGAGTTTAAATGACTTGTTTGCAATGT